A window of Ignicoccus hospitalis KIN4/I contains these coding sequences:
- a CDS encoding type II glyceraldehyde-3-phosphate dehydrogenase, producing the protein MSVKVAVNGFGTIGKRVAEAVLKQDDMTLVGVTKTKPDYLAMIASRMGSLYVPEDRVEKFQKAGIEVQGTLKDLLEKVDLVVDATPGGVGKEYKPLYEKFGVKAIFQGGEKHEVAGFSFSTLCNYEEAEGKQFARVVSCNTTGLLRLICALRNHFKVKSVRATIIRRGADPAETKKGPINAIVPNPVTLPSHHGVDVRTVLPDLDVQTVAAVVPTTIMHSHVLNVRFEEPVTREDVLKVLEEAPRILVIPSELSGVKDTAKIIELARDVGRKRYDLYELAIYEESVSVEGDELFLMQAVHQESIVTPENVDAIRALTGLVSKEESLKKTDSTLGIVRSFSELIERAASNYGK; encoded by the coding sequence TTGAGCGTTAAGGTCGCAGTCAACGGCTTCGGTACTATAGGCAAGAGGGTAGCTGAGGCCGTACTAAAACAAGACGACATGACCCTCGTGGGGGTCACGAAGACCAAGCCGGATTACTTGGCAATGATAGCCTCCCGCATGGGCTCGCTCTATGTGCCCGAAGACAGGGTAGAGAAGTTCCAGAAGGCTGGAATAGAGGTACAAGGAACCTTGAAGGACTTGCTCGAGAAGGTCGACCTCGTCGTCGACGCCACCCCAGGGGGCGTGGGTAAGGAGTACAAGCCCCTCTACGAGAAGTTCGGAGTGAAAGCCATATTCCAAGGCGGTGAGAAACACGAGGTCGCGGGCTTCTCGTTCTCGACGCTGTGCAACTACGAGGAGGCGGAGGGGAAGCAGTTCGCCAGGGTGGTGTCTTGTAACACCACCGGCCTGTTGAGGCTCATATGCGCGTTAAGAAACCACTTCAAAGTGAAGAGCGTCAGGGCGACCATAATTAGGAGGGGGGCCGATCCGGCGGAGACTAAGAAGGGACCCATAAACGCCATAGTCCCCAACCCGGTTACCTTGCCCAGCCACCACGGCGTGGACGTCAGAACGGTCTTGCCGGACTTGGACGTCCAGACGGTCGCCGCGGTGGTGCCGACTACGATAATGCACTCGCACGTACTGAACGTGAGGTTCGAGGAGCCCGTGACCAGAGAGGACGTCTTGAAGGTTCTTGAAGAAGCTCCCAGGATACTGGTAATCCCCTCCGAACTGAGCGGGGTGAAGGACACCGCTAAGATAATCGAACTCGCCAGGGACGTCGGGAGGAAGAGGTACGACTTATACGAGCTGGCGATATACGAGGAGAGCGTGAGCGTGGAGGGCGACGAGCTGTTCCTCATGCAAGCCGTCCACCAAGAAAGCATAGTCACCCCGGAGAACGTAGATGCAATTAGGGCCCTCACGGGCTTGGTCAGCAAGGAAGAGAGCCTGAAGAAGACCGACTCCACCTTAGGTATAGTCAGATCCTTCTCGGAGCTGATAGAACGTGCGGCTTCCAACTACGGTAAGTAA
- the feoB gene encoding ferrous iron transport protein B — MCYSIAVVGQPNVGKSTFINVLIGKYVSEVANWPGVTVDIKIIKIEYDGKEVCIYDFPGMYSLNPTSEEERIAAERFVTEDFDNHIAIADSTSLKRTLYLVVQSLELKGKGVVALSKTDAALKAGIHINVGLLEKKLGFPVIPFSSYTLEGVEEVLEKALERQKERELYINYGDLEYYVVRISELLRGKVKGNPRWYAAEALADNPVAWKVIESVGLGEEVRKLVEGAKKELGTDLGKIIVEQRWKFIEELVEGVIQVEKVVKEAWWAKALDAALLNPILGPLAAFLILFAVLFVSFSLNTGFPANVVFSSLGLDSLAEAAESYNTSEILGSFFDSLAEAARNALPDPWGSLVGDGIIAGVGAVLSFFPLIFTVYFLLAVLEDSGVAPRIAVALDPLFRVVGLTGKAIFPMIISMGCNVPGVLSSRVMESAALRKAVAMNVMYVPCQARLVVFLALASLLPPWSRALSVLAVYAYSLLVFIVTTYISAKLIFKVKEKAELVMELPPYHVPKLRILLWMTWDQAKHFLKKAGTIIFVFSVILWFVLESSVSQAIGKAFEPLSEWALGLKGEAAEVINVAMLAGTVAKEVVLDVIAISSGTSNIKEAAAALGITPVQALALMFAVAVYVPCIATIAVMKEELESWRLVALSVGVSIIISILTAKIITVIFGLF; from the coding sequence ATGTGCTACTCCATAGCCGTGGTGGGCCAGCCTAACGTCGGTAAGTCTACTTTCATAAACGTCTTGATAGGTAAGTACGTAAGCGAGGTGGCGAACTGGCCCGGAGTTACGGTCGATATCAAAATAATAAAGATAGAGTACGACGGGAAGGAAGTCTGCATATACGACTTCCCCGGGATGTACTCCCTCAACCCCACCAGCGAGGAGGAGAGGATCGCAGCTGAGCGGTTCGTCACGGAGGACTTCGACAATCACATAGCCATAGCTGACTCCACGTCTTTGAAGAGGACCTTGTACTTGGTGGTCCAATCCCTCGAACTCAAGGGGAAGGGAGTAGTGGCCCTCAGCAAGACCGACGCTGCCCTAAAGGCGGGGATTCACATAAACGTCGGGTTACTCGAAAAGAAGCTCGGCTTCCCCGTGATCCCCTTCAGTTCTTACACTCTAGAAGGGGTGGAGGAGGTCCTCGAAAAGGCCTTAGAAAGACAAAAGGAGAGGGAGCTTTACATAAACTACGGAGATTTAGAGTACTACGTAGTTAGGATATCAGAGTTACTGAGAGGTAAGGTGAAGGGCAACCCTAGGTGGTACGCGGCCGAGGCCTTGGCGGACAACCCCGTCGCTTGGAAGGTGATAGAAAGTGTGGGCTTGGGCGAGGAGGTTAGGAAGCTCGTAGAAGGAGCTAAGAAGGAGTTAGGAACGGACTTAGGCAAGATAATAGTTGAACAGAGGTGGAAGTTCATCGAGGAACTCGTGGAGGGTGTCATACAAGTGGAGAAGGTAGTAAAGGAGGCTTGGTGGGCCAAGGCCTTGGACGCGGCCCTCCTAAACCCCATCCTAGGCCCGCTGGCGGCCTTCCTAATACTGTTCGCAGTACTCTTCGTCTCGTTCTCACTAAACACCGGGTTCCCCGCGAACGTGGTCTTCAGCTCCTTGGGCCTCGACTCCTTGGCCGAGGCCGCGGAGAGCTACAACACGTCCGAGATCTTGGGATCATTCTTCGACAGCTTGGCCGAGGCCGCTAGGAACGCCTTGCCGGACCCGTGGGGGAGCTTGGTGGGCGACGGCATCATAGCCGGAGTCGGGGCCGTGTTATCGTTCTTCCCACTTATATTTACAGTCTACTTCTTGTTAGCGGTCTTAGAGGACTCCGGGGTAGCTCCGAGGATAGCGGTGGCCCTCGACCCCCTCTTCCGTGTGGTGGGCTTAACGGGGAAGGCGATATTCCCGATGATAATAAGCATGGGCTGTAACGTGCCCGGAGTACTGTCGTCAAGGGTGATGGAATCTGCGGCCTTGAGGAAAGCGGTGGCAATGAACGTGATGTACGTGCCGTGCCAAGCCCGGCTAGTGGTGTTCCTAGCGCTAGCTTCGTTGCTGCCCCCGTGGTCCAGGGCGCTCTCGGTGCTAGCGGTCTACGCGTACTCGCTCCTAGTGTTCATAGTTACGACCTACATATCTGCCAAACTAATATTCAAAGTCAAGGAAAAGGCCGAGCTCGTCATGGAGCTCCCCCCGTATCACGTGCCGAAGTTGAGGATACTGCTGTGGATGACTTGGGACCAAGCTAAGCACTTCTTGAAGAAGGCCGGTACGATAATATTCGTGTTCAGCGTCATTCTGTGGTTCGTCTTAGAGAGCTCGGTCTCCCAAGCGATAGGCAAGGCCTTCGAGCCCTTGAGCGAGTGGGCTCTGGGTCTTAAGGGAGAAGCGGCCGAAGTGATAAACGTGGCTATGTTAGCTGGCACGGTTGCAAAGGAGGTAGTGCTCGACGTCATAGCCATAAGCAGCGGGACGAGCAACATAAAGGAGGCGGCGGCCGCGCTGGGCATAACCCCGGTCCAAGCCCTAGCGCTGATGTTCGCCGTGGCGGTGTACGTGCCTTGCATAGCCACTATAGCGGTCATGAAGGAAGAGCTGGAGAGCTGGAGGCTAGTCGCGCTCTCTGTCGGAGTCTCGATAATAATTTCAATCCTAACTGCCAAGATCATAACGGTGATATTTGGGTTATTTTAG
- a CDS encoding S8 family serine peptidase: protein MNVTGAFGTTSKEAVGVVVIDTGISRNLPDPMRSAIDYEDGVALTSFVDDLASLGVCNDTGTYTFSNLTLVEYLWPPFNYTLPTDVSFRYCLVADRDENSTLVILQAEELSDQVGHGTFVASQIVGDFDGVTKYVYSSPYSNIIERAEYVDKVVTGVAAPSTGARVYVIPIKADFLILYSWDNAYSTLKEFLGNVSVEVSDGVYYLKNTVIDGGYFDDYSLGNATIVASKLAREGKAKVVNFSLGWWTDYTGLDISCRAVISPLLESGLTVVAAAGNNGIDIELFNQAYDLYLFPAQCDGVIAVSAFGPANDLAWFSNYDPATFGAPGHVVLGLYPGDSMLAMASLWETSPYGGDSNSNLLTWSSCTSYSSPEVAGAIAYLYSLGLTLDDIKNNARDVALKKYSGYGFPAVGDYLRLLNQHSSSEDEESSAGTNRVPALGVLALPFLGKLRRRFASK, encoded by the coding sequence ATGAACGTCACCGGAGCCTTCGGGACGACTTCTAAAGAGGCTGTCGGCGTAGTGGTGATAGACACCGGGATATCTAGGAACCTCCCCGACCCCATGAGGAGCGCTATAGACTACGAGGACGGCGTCGCGTTGACCAGCTTCGTAGACGACCTGGCTTCTCTAGGGGTTTGTAATGACACCGGCACTTACACGTTCAGCAACCTCACTCTTGTGGAGTACTTATGGCCACCCTTTAACTACACCTTGCCCACGGACGTATCGTTTAGGTACTGTTTGGTTGCCGATAGAGATGAAAACTCGACACTAGTAATACTCCAAGCTGAGGAGCTGAGCGACCAAGTCGGCCACGGGACTTTCGTTGCCTCCCAGATAGTCGGTGACTTCGACGGCGTTACGAAGTACGTGTACTCGTCGCCCTACTCTAATATTATAGAACGCGCAGAATACGTCGACAAGGTCGTTACCGGAGTCGCCGCTCCGTCGACCGGCGCAAGGGTTTACGTAATACCGATAAAGGCCGACTTTCTCATCCTATACTCGTGGGACAACGCCTACTCCACCCTAAAGGAGTTCTTGGGCAACGTTAGCGTCGAGGTGTCGGACGGCGTCTACTACTTAAAGAACACAGTTATTGACGGAGGATACTTCGACGATTACTCCCTAGGCAACGCAACAATAGTAGCGTCAAAGCTCGCTCGGGAAGGCAAAGCTAAGGTGGTCAACTTCAGCTTGGGCTGGTGGACGGATTACACCGGCCTCGACATAAGCTGCCGCGCTGTGATCTCCCCCCTCTTGGAGAGCGGCCTCACCGTAGTGGCCGCGGCGGGCAACAACGGTATAGACATAGAACTCTTTAACCAAGCCTATGACCTCTACCTGTTCCCCGCCCAATGTGACGGCGTGATTGCGGTAAGCGCCTTCGGGCCGGCGAACGACTTAGCGTGGTTCTCCAACTACGACCCTGCGACCTTCGGCGCCCCCGGTCACGTAGTGCTAGGCCTTTACCCCGGGGATTCTATGTTAGCCATGGCGTCCTTGTGGGAGACGTCCCCGTACGGCGGAGACAGCAACAGCAACTTACTCACTTGGAGCAGCTGCACGAGCTACTCCTCCCCGGAGGTCGCCGGGGCCATAGCGTACTTGTACTCCTTAGGCCTCACCTTGGACGACATAAAGAACAACGCGAGGGACGTGGCCCTCAAGAAGTACTCCGGCTACGGCTTCCCGGCCGTCGGCGACTACTTAAGGCTGTTGAACCAGCATAGCTCATCCGAAGACGAGGAAAGCAGCGCCGGGACTAACAGGGTGCCGGCCCTCGGAGTGTTGGCCTTGCCGTTCCTAGGCAAGCTGAGGAGGAGGTTCGCTTCCAAATGA
- the radA gene encoding DNA repair and recombination protein RadA — protein sequence MGQVATEEKRPTSVAELPGVGPSTAAKLIDAGYGTIEALAVATPEELVAIGIPLTTAQKIIRAARQMLDIRFRTAKEVKLERMNLRKITTGSKNLDDLLGGGIETKTITEFFGEFGSGKSQLCHQASVNVQLPLEQGGLSEGDKVAKAVYVDTEGTFRWERIEQMAKCLGLDPDQVMDNIYYIRAVNSDHQMAIVEELFNLVPKENVKLIVVDSVTSHFRAEYPGRENLAVRQQKLNKHLHQLGKLAEVYNTAVIITNQVMARPDVFYGDPTQAVGGHVLYHAPGVRVQLKKARGNKRIARVVDAPHLPEAEAVFAITDCGIRDPED from the coding sequence GTGGGTCAAGTGGCCACTGAGGAGAAGAGGCCGACGTCGGTGGCGGAGCTCCCCGGCGTGGGGCCCTCCACCGCGGCCAAGCTGATAGACGCCGGCTACGGCACCATAGAGGCGCTGGCCGTCGCCACGCCGGAGGAGCTCGTAGCGATAGGCATACCCCTCACTACGGCCCAGAAGATCATCAGAGCCGCGAGGCAGATGCTGGACATAAGGTTCAGGACGGCAAAAGAGGTAAAGCTAGAAAGGATGAACTTAAGGAAGATAACCACCGGCTCTAAGAACTTGGACGACTTGCTGGGAGGCGGTATAGAGACCAAAACCATAACCGAATTCTTCGGCGAGTTCGGGAGCGGCAAGAGCCAGCTCTGCCACCAAGCGAGCGTCAACGTCCAACTCCCCTTGGAGCAAGGGGGCTTGAGCGAGGGCGACAAGGTCGCGAAGGCCGTCTACGTAGACACCGAGGGCACCTTCAGGTGGGAGAGGATAGAACAAATGGCCAAGTGCTTGGGCCTCGACCCGGACCAAGTAATGGACAACATATACTACATCAGGGCAGTTAACAGCGACCACCAGATGGCCATCGTAGAGGAGCTCTTCAACTTGGTACCCAAGGAAAACGTGAAACTAATAGTGGTCGACTCGGTGACCAGCCACTTCAGGGCGGAGTACCCCGGCCGGGAGAACTTGGCGGTAAGGCAACAGAAGTTGAATAAGCACCTACACCAGCTGGGCAAGCTGGCGGAAGTTTACAACACCGCAGTCATAATTACAAACCAAGTAATGGCGAGGCCAGACGTGTTCTACGGCGACCCCACCCAAGCGGTGGGCGGCCACGTACTCTACCACGCCCCGGGCGTGAGGGTGCAGCTGAAGAAGGCGAGGGGCAACAAGAGGATAGCGAGGGTTGTAGATGCTCCCCACTTGCCGGAGGCGGAGGCTGTCTTCGCGATAACGGACTGCGGAATAAGGGACCCGGAGGACTAA
- the eno gene encoding phosphopyruvate hydratase codes for MRFVRGRWILDSRGNPTVEVDVYTEGGFGRAAAPAGASKGSKEALELRDGGNAFMGKGVLKAVRNVNEVIGPSLVGMDSLDQKEIDMKMIELDGTENKSKLGANAIVATSMAVAKAAADSLSVPLYYHLGGALAQTLPTPLLNVINGGAHAGNELAIQEFMIVPWDFSSFSEALQAASEIYHYLKSYLKEKYGKSAINVGDEGGFAPPMRQTREALDALVNAIKKAGYEGRVALALDAAATHFYDQEKGVYRIDGKELDREGLLELYEELIRDYPIVSIEDPLHEEDWEGFKEAVKRLKIRVVGDDLLVTNPKLVKKAIEEGVANAVLVKVNQVGTVTEAYEVVDMAKRASWAAIVSHRSGETEDTFISHFAVGSGAPAIKAGAPARGERTAKYNELLRIEEELGRPKFARDAYFRT; via the coding sequence ATCCGCTTCGTGAGGGGGCGCTGGATACTGGACTCCCGGGGCAACCCCACGGTGGAGGTAGACGTCTACACGGAGGGCGGCTTCGGCAGAGCGGCCGCCCCCGCCGGGGCTTCCAAGGGGAGCAAGGAGGCCCTCGAGCTGAGGGACGGCGGGAACGCGTTCATGGGAAAGGGCGTGCTGAAGGCCGTAAGGAACGTAAACGAAGTAATAGGCCCTTCGCTCGTAGGCATGGACTCCTTGGACCAGAAAGAGATAGACATGAAAATGATAGAGTTAGACGGGACGGAGAATAAGTCCAAGCTGGGCGCGAACGCTATAGTCGCCACGAGTATGGCGGTGGCCAAGGCGGCGGCGGACAGCTTGTCGGTACCCCTATATTACCACTTGGGCGGCGCCTTGGCCCAAACCTTGCCCACCCCGCTCCTCAACGTGATAAACGGCGGGGCCCACGCGGGCAACGAGCTAGCCATACAAGAGTTCATGATAGTTCCTTGGGACTTCTCTTCGTTCTCTGAGGCCCTCCAAGCGGCTTCCGAGATCTACCACTACTTGAAGAGCTACTTGAAGGAGAAGTACGGCAAGTCCGCAATTAATGTGGGCGACGAGGGGGGCTTCGCTCCCCCCATGAGGCAGACGCGCGAGGCGCTGGACGCCTTGGTTAATGCAATAAAGAAGGCCGGGTATGAGGGAAGGGTTGCCTTGGCCTTGGACGCCGCCGCCACACACTTTTACGACCAAGAGAAGGGGGTGTACCGAATAGACGGGAAGGAGCTGGATAGGGAGGGGCTGTTGGAGCTCTACGAGGAGCTGATAAGGGACTACCCGATCGTTAGCATAGAAGATCCCCTCCACGAGGAAGACTGGGAAGGGTTTAAGGAGGCCGTCAAGAGGTTGAAGATAAGGGTTGTAGGCGACGACTTGCTAGTTACCAACCCCAAGCTAGTAAAAAAGGCCATAGAGGAAGGGGTCGCGAACGCGGTGCTCGTGAAGGTGAACCAAGTGGGGACCGTAACGGAGGCCTACGAGGTGGTTGACATGGCGAAGAGGGCCTCGTGGGCAGCGATAGTAAGCCACCGCTCCGGCGAGACCGAGGACACGTTCATCTCGCACTTCGCCGTGGGCTCCGGGGCGCCGGCGATAAAGGCCGGAGCGCCGGCGAGGGGCGAGAGGACCGCCAAGTACAACGAGCTGCTGAGGATTGAAGAGGAACTCGGGAGGCCTAAGTTCGCCAGGGACGCCTACTTCCGAACTTGA
- a CDS encoding MFS transporter: MEVLEELHRLALVLALPGVALLILLPLYIREMHGSSELIGLAASVGPLTFAALRLVGGVATDVFGRKSTFVFGIAVYSLGLLIMALAPNADVVALGGSMCGTGAMVAMTSAIVIVADVAPTPEAYGKLSSSLALGGTLGSVIPLTLINYFGLLGFRLSFFIYFLASVYALYLAKRLPETKPKETKVEFEWSWRWVLATAIGSLVAFSSGAVTPFFPVFIREQFGLSPVGVMIAYAPSAVAAIVSPRLAGRASPEAAAFAFDSLGSFGSLLITWRDPALSSLGFSFVTGAVGGSSVAQDAMVASSCKRSCGFMVGLYNSITQIFTGLASLWAGSVYSSCPQKVFFTASATFAAAATIALVAILKGRVGRNVWTGE, encoded by the coding sequence TTGGAAGTACTCGAGGAGCTACACCGCTTGGCGCTGGTGCTGGCGCTGCCCGGAGTGGCCTTGCTGATTCTACTGCCCCTCTACATTCGGGAGATGCACGGCAGCAGCGAGCTTATAGGACTGGCGGCCAGCGTGGGGCCGCTCACCTTCGCGGCCCTCAGGCTTGTGGGAGGGGTGGCGACGGACGTCTTCGGGAGGAAGAGCACCTTCGTGTTCGGGATAGCAGTCTACTCGCTCGGCCTGTTGATAATGGCCTTGGCCCCGAACGCCGACGTAGTGGCCTTGGGGGGCTCCATGTGCGGCACCGGCGCAATGGTAGCCATGACGTCAGCGATAGTGATAGTCGCAGACGTGGCTCCCACTCCGGAGGCCTACGGCAAGCTGAGCAGCAGCCTGGCCCTAGGGGGCACGCTGGGTTCGGTGATCCCCTTAACGTTGATAAATTACTTCGGGCTGTTGGGGTTTAGGCTGAGCTTCTTCATATACTTCTTAGCCTCTGTTTACGCGTTGTACTTAGCTAAGCGGCTGCCGGAGACTAAGCCCAAGGAAACCAAGGTAGAGTTCGAGTGGTCTTGGAGGTGGGTGTTGGCCACAGCAATAGGCTCGCTCGTGGCCTTCTCCTCGGGGGCGGTGACCCCCTTCTTCCCGGTCTTCATAAGGGAGCAGTTCGGCTTGAGTCCCGTAGGGGTCATGATAGCTTACGCCCCCTCAGCCGTGGCGGCTATAGTTTCCCCCCGGCTGGCCGGCCGCGCCTCGCCGGAGGCGGCGGCCTTCGCGTTCGACTCGTTGGGCTCCTTCGGCTCTTTGTTGATAACTTGGAGGGACCCGGCCCTCTCCAGCTTGGGCTTCTCCTTCGTGACTGGAGCTGTGGGGGGCAGCTCGGTGGCGCAAGACGCTATGGTCGCCTCCTCTTGTAAGAGGTCGTGCGGGTTCATGGTGGGCCTCTACAACTCCATAACCCAGATATTCACCGGCCTCGCCTCCCTCTGGGCTGGGTCGGTCTACAGCTCTTGTCCCCAAAAAGTCTTCTTCACTGCCAGCGCCACCTTCGCGGCGGCGGCGACTATAGCGTTAGTAGCTATACTTAAAGGGAGGGTCGGCAGAAACGTTTGGACCGGGGAATAA
- a CDS encoding type II/IV secretion system ATPase subunit — MDRGIMPTLAEVIESVQRNLAELAERIRAKKPAADVLERARREGSGTAAVAEGGARVFRSLIPPERLIDFYSVRPPYSYVLVYIDEEDRMRYHTIEPVLTRRELAGLLRLKSLLYQEFHARADILRETVKNPLEAGRLIAQTVRRMARDYGLKLPALSVEKITYYIVRDTVGYGPMDVIINDPAIEDIFCDGTNLPIYVWHQKYEWLRSNVVWIDEDELVRYVRKLAVRAGKELSYAQPILDGAIPPWKYRLHATHPIVTYRGPSFTIRKFRENPFTLPELVRLGTISPEIAAYLWILVDSINSALVVGAMASGKTTMLNAIAMMIPPESKIVTAEDTPEIRLPHENWVAMVTRPSNEPGVANITLYDLLKSALRQRPEFIIVGEIRGEEAFTFFQAVSVGHGGLGTVHGETIDAAIKRLITKPMDVPKGLIPSVKVFIHMARVKYGGKIVRRALEVREIITLDERGDLVMSTAFKWDYETDTWKEAQHLYLIEDAAQKMLMDYHQLYNEMKRRAVVIKWMVWREKTSVKDVMEITRKYRRNPNAVYTQVASELRVSGLVEELEVLPI; from the coding sequence TTGGACCGGGGAATAATGCCCACCTTAGCTGAGGTTATAGAGAGCGTCCAAAGGAACTTGGCCGAACTCGCGGAGAGGATCAGGGCCAAGAAGCCGGCGGCGGACGTGCTGGAGAGGGCGAGGAGGGAGGGGAGCGGGACGGCGGCGGTGGCGGAGGGGGGAGCCAGGGTCTTTAGGAGCCTAATACCCCCCGAGAGGCTGATAGACTTCTACTCCGTTAGGCCTCCCTACAGCTACGTATTGGTCTACATAGACGAGGAGGACAGGATGAGGTACCACACCATAGAGCCCGTCCTCACCCGGAGGGAGCTCGCGGGGCTGCTTAGGCTCAAGTCCTTGCTCTACCAAGAGTTCCACGCGAGGGCCGACATACTGAGGGAAACTGTCAAGAACCCGTTGGAGGCCGGGAGGCTGATAGCTCAAACGGTCAGGAGGATGGCGAGGGACTACGGCCTCAAGCTTCCGGCATTAAGCGTGGAGAAGATAACTTACTACATAGTGAGGGACACCGTCGGCTACGGGCCCATGGACGTCATAATCAACGACCCGGCGATAGAGGACATCTTCTGCGACGGCACCAACTTACCCATATACGTGTGGCACCAGAAGTACGAGTGGCTCAGGAGCAACGTGGTCTGGATAGACGAGGACGAGCTGGTGAGGTACGTGAGGAAGTTGGCCGTGAGGGCGGGCAAGGAGCTTAGCTACGCCCAGCCCATACTGGACGGCGCCATACCCCCTTGGAAGTATAGGCTCCACGCCACGCACCCAATAGTCACTTATCGAGGGCCCTCCTTCACGATAAGGAAGTTCCGCGAGAACCCATTCACCTTGCCCGAGCTCGTTAGGCTCGGGACCATCTCACCCGAAATCGCCGCTTACTTGTGGATACTCGTGGACTCCATAAACTCCGCTCTAGTAGTGGGGGCCATGGCCTCTGGGAAAACAACAATGCTAAACGCGATCGCTATGATGATACCTCCGGAGAGCAAGATAGTCACCGCAGAGGACACCCCGGAGATAAGGCTCCCCCACGAGAACTGGGTAGCTATGGTTACTAGGCCCTCCAACGAGCCCGGCGTAGCCAACATAACTTTGTACGACTTGTTGAAGTCAGCTTTGAGGCAGAGGCCGGAGTTCATCATCGTAGGAGAGATACGAGGCGAGGAAGCCTTCACCTTCTTCCAAGCGGTCTCCGTGGGCCACGGGGGCTTGGGGACGGTTCACGGAGAAACTATAGACGCTGCGATAAAGAGGCTAATTACCAAACCTATGGACGTGCCTAAGGGACTTATACCGTCGGTGAAGGTATTCATTCACATGGCTAGGGTTAAGTACGGCGGCAAGATAGTTAGGAGGGCGCTGGAGGTAAGGGAAATAATTACCTTGGACGAGAGGGGAGACCTAGTTATGAGCACCGCCTTCAAGTGGGACTACGAGACCGACACGTGGAAGGAGGCCCAACACTTGTACCTAATTGAGGACGCGGCCCAGAAGATGCTCATGGACTATCACCAGCTGTACAACGAGATGAAGAGGAGGGCTGTTGTCATAAAGTGGATGGTGTGGAGGGAGAAAACGTCCGTAAAGGACGTAATGGAAATAACGAGGAAGTATAGGAGGAACCCCAACGCGGTCTACACTCAAGTAGCCTCGGAGCTGAGGGTGTCGGGGCTGGTGGAGGAGCTGGAGGTGCTCCCGATATGA
- a CDS encoding type II secretion system F family protein, whose product MSTKVVLEEILAKYERKKKKELEAPSQIFYIMYRIAKELGIERTLEKSFKSLEKYIIGSALKVSYPVYVSTMVLLPLFIAPIIAAFTFFVTFYVLYLPVPMVFALTFLSFVLGYAILFMLFYMIPIMMFSSRAPQLEKSLVVLYAYLAALGVSGTTYSEALRKLYEKSESLGAEPELGEVVKRVFILGEDIVEVLKEVAEMTPHRDFSNFLRGLANVIESGTGLENFADVGFETSMASMEAKMKEVMGALEIMSEMYVTGAAVMPILGLSFAVVLSTMGPAAQSFGLSLPVPPGLLAGLMAFLAIPLLSIFAILMVDGTLSRVRGW is encoded by the coding sequence ATGAGCACCAAGGTAGTTTTAGAAGAGATCCTCGCGAAGTACGAAAGGAAGAAAAAGAAGGAGCTGGAGGCGCCGAGCCAAATATTCTACATCATGTATAGGATAGCCAAAGAGCTGGGTATAGAGAGGACTCTGGAGAAGTCCTTCAAAAGCTTGGAGAAGTACATAATAGGCTCCGCTCTCAAGGTGTCCTACCCGGTCTACGTCTCCACGATGGTGCTCCTCCCCCTGTTCATCGCTCCTATAATAGCCGCCTTCACGTTCTTCGTAACGTTTTACGTACTTTACTTGCCAGTTCCGATGGTATTCGCTTTAACCTTCCTTTCGTTCGTATTAGGCTACGCCATATTGTTCATGTTGTTCTACATGATACCTATAATGATGTTCTCGTCGAGAGCCCCCCAGCTGGAGAAGAGCTTGGTGGTGCTCTACGCTTACTTGGCCGCCCTAGGCGTCTCCGGGACCACTTACTCCGAGGCGCTGAGGAAGCTCTACGAGAAGAGCGAGAGCTTGGGCGCGGAGCCGGAGCTGGGCGAGGTTGTAAAGAGGGTGTTCATACTGGGCGAGGACATAGTTGAGGTCTTGAAGGAAGTGGCGGAGATGACCCCACACAGGGACTTCTCGAACTTCTTGAGGGGCCTCGCCAACGTCATAGAGTCCGGCACCGGACTGGAGAACTTCGCCGATGTAGGCTTCGAAACTTCAATGGCCTCCATGGAGGCAAAAATGAAGGAAGTTATGGGAGCGCTGGAGATAATGAGCGAAATGTACGTCACCGGCGCGGCGGTCATGCCTATACTCGGCCTCTCCTTCGCGGTCGTGTTAAGCACCATGGGTCCGGCCGCCCAGAGCTTCGGCCTCTCCCTCCCCGTGCCCCCCGGGCTGCTGGCGGGACTCATGGCTTTCCTGGCCATACCGCTGCTCTCCATATTCGCGATATTGATGGTAGACGGAACTCTGAGCAGGGTGAGGGGGTGGTAA